A stretch of Plasmodium vinckei vinckei genome assembly, chromosome: PVVCY_05 DNA encodes these proteins:
- a CDS encoding serine/threonine protein kinase RIO2, putative produces the protein MKLDISCFCFLSKNEYRVLTAIEMGMKNHEYLDVQLIASIANLRKEGIMSVLKKLLKNKLISHENKIYDGYKLTYLGYDFLALRAFLNRGILKSVGNQIGVGKESDIYICKDVNDNLLCLKIHRLGRISFRTIKNNRDYYGKKKFRNWLYLSKIAATKEYAYLKALYENDFPVPKPYDLNRHMILMSYVNGYPLSHVKISNPFKVIDFLLNTIIKFARSDIIHGDFNEFNILIDDNENITIIDFPQIVSLHHENGKMYFERDVKCVINHFYKKYKIRIEDYPLYEDIASLENEKIIKDENNISSKHDNALLEILQNDKSDYETNLSDTESTITVQNDDKPTNNITELDKDIKLQHENDNTTEENSKKSEKVSVLKNSKDDAFSDISTNYLNDSLDNQYKDVYENIQERETENNKLYKREDTINENVDNILEKKNKERILNSSNSISDKENDTPNLVDKSCSNKKNYELDDNYEDLLSEQKASPQNREHNQTSDSDDNLYDENSSNETSDNNENDLTEYSSCDSSNSQSGETKKKLSDTWNPHIKKYTKEYAKSKLKYMDRKKKKKEKFKENLKTKNKKKLMEKIKNYM, from the coding sequence atgaagcTCGATATATCgtgtttttgttttttatccAAAAACGAGTATAGAGTGCTCACAGCTATAGAAATGGGTATGAAAAACCATGAATACTTAGACGTCCAATTAATAGCTAGTATTGCAAATTTAAGGAAAGAAGGTATAATGagtgtattaaaaaaattgttaaaaaataaattaataagtcatgagaataaaatatatgatggATATAAATTAACATACTTAGGTTACGATTTTTTAGCTTTAAGAGCTTTCTTAAATAGAggtatattaaaaagtgtAGGAAATCAAATAGGTGTAGGAAAAGAAtcagatatatatatatgtaaagatgtaaatgataatttattatgtttaaaaattcatagATTAGGTAGAATATCATTTAgaactataaaaaataatagagattattatggaaaaaaaaaatttcgaAATTGGctatatttatcaaaaatagCTGCAACAAAagaatatgcatatttaaaagcattatatgaaaatgattttCCTGTTCCTAAACCATATGATTTAAACAGACATATGATTTTAATGTCTTATGTAAATGGATATCCATTATCTcatgtaaaaataagtaaCCCTTTTAAAGTAATtgattttttgttaaatactattataaaatttgcaAGATCAGATATAATTCATGGTGATTTTAatgaatttaatatattaattgatgataatgaaaatataacaattatCGATTTTCCTCAAATAGTTTCATTACATCATGAAAATGGGAAAATGTATTTTGAAAGAGATGTAAAATGTGTTattaatcatttttataaaaaatataaaataagaatCGAAGATTATCCATTATATGAAGATATTGCATCTTTAgagaatgaaaaaattataaaagatgagaataatatttcaagTAAACATGATAATGCACTTTTAgaaattttacaaaatgataaatcGGATTATGAAACTAATTTATCTGATACCGAATCAACTATAACAGTTCAAAATGATGACAAACCAACTAACAATATAACAGAACTagataaagatataaaattacaacatgaaaatgataatacaaCTGaagaaaattcaaaaaaaagtgaaaaagtttctgttttaaaaaatagtaaagaTGATGCTTTTAGTGATATATCAacgaattatttaaatgacAGTTTAGATAATCAATATAAAGAtgtttatgaaaatattcaGGAAAGAGAAactgaaaataataaattatataaaagagAAGATAccattaatgaaaatgttgataatatattggaaaaaaaaaataaagaaagaaTTTTAAATTCGTCAAATAGTATATctgataaagaaaatgatactCCAAATTTAGTTGATAAAAGTtgtagtaataaaaaaaattatgaactTGATGATAATTATGAAGACCTTCTCAGTGAACAAAAGGCTAGTCCACAAAATAGGGAGCATAATCAAACTAGCGATAGTGATGATAACttatatgatgaaaattcAAGTAATGAAACAAGTGATAATAATGAGAATGATTTAACGGAGTATTCTAGTTGTGATTCAAGTAATAGTCAATCTGgggaaacaaaaaaaaaattatctgATACTTGGAATCcacatattaaaaaatataccaaagaatatgcaaaaagcaaattaaaatatatggataggaaaaaaaaaaaaaaggaaaaatttaaggaaaatttaaaaacaaaaaataaaaaaaagttgatggaaaaaattaaaaactaCATGTAG